The following proteins come from a genomic window of Xiphophorus couchianus chromosome 19, X_couchianus-1.0, whole genome shotgun sequence:
- the trmt5 gene encoding tRNA (guanine(37)-N(1))-methyltransferase yields MLRFLSRTFESAQTQTKLGSAAVLQSFLFSDSVSSGFVGRTVMEPKLYRLPPEVRGMTSLDKDAFTQTITVPALQVPTGVLNKVVKSLKKSTLQCPGVHRVVPGSEESSSFRLVLLDPQRVSSASSFSEAEAEALRSFGVSDELRQYDLKLTYDNLKTEEVLEAVLPQGQDVTSAFSRVGHIAHMNLRDHQLPYKNLIGQVIMDKNPGVTCVVNKTNMIDSTYRNFKMEVLAGEENMVAKVKENGVTYEFDFSRVYWNPRLSTEHQRVVQLVKRGDVVFDVFAGVGPFAIPAARLGAKVLANDLNPESYRWLQHNCKLNKVESKVQTFNLDGRDFIRGPLRRELPALLKGESAVHVVMNLPALALEFLDAFRGLLQPEPTCDQNLPTVHCYGFSKHDDPEADVVQRASRSLGFPLENKCSVHFVRNVAPNKDMMCVRFAVPKDVLYCSGETKTESSEEPAPKKPKCEDAPDLT; encoded by the exons ATGTTAAG ATTCCTCTCCAGAACTTTTGAATCCGCTCAAACTCAAACAAAACTCggttctgctgctgttctccagAGTTTCCTCTTTTCAGACTCGGTCAGTTCTGGGTTCGTCGGGCGGACCGTGATGGAGCCCAAACTGTACCGACTCCCTCCTGAGGTCCGGGGCATGACCTCTCTGGACAAAGACGCCTTCACACAGACCATCACAGTTCCAGCTCTGCAGGTACCAACCGGGGTCCTAAACAAAGTCGTGAAGAGCCTGAAGAAGTCCACTCTCCAGTGCCCAGGTGTGCATCGGGTGGTTCCAGGCAGCGAGGAGAGCAGCAGTTTCCGGTTGGTCCTTCTGGACCCCCAGAGGGTGTCGTCGGCGAGTTCGTTCAGTGAGGCTGAAGCGGAGGCACTCAGGTCGTTCGGCGTCTCTGATGAGCTGCGACAATACGACCTGAAGCTGACCTACGACAACCTGAAGACGGAGGAGGTGCTGGAGGCGGTGCTGCCTCAGGGACAGGATGTGACCTCAGCGTTCAGCCGAGTGGGACACATCGCCCACATGAACCTGAGAGACCACCAGCTGCCGTACAAGAACCTCATAG GTCAAGTCATTATGGACAAAAACCCAGGAGTCACATGTGTGGTCAACAAGACGAACATGATTGACTCAACATACCGCAACTTCAAGATGGAGGTTCTGGCTGGCGAGGAAAACATGGTCGCCAAA GTGAAAGAAAACGGCGTGACTTATGAGTTTGACTTTTCTCGCGTCTACTGGAACCCCCGGCTGAGCACAGAGCACCAAAGAGTGGTGCAGCTGGTTAAACGTGGCGACGTCGTGTTCGACGTCTTCGCCGGGGTCGGACCCTTCGCCATCCCGGCCGCCCGCCTCGGCGCCAAAGTTCTGGCCAACGATCTCAACCCGGAGTCGTACAGATGGCTGCAACACAACTGCAAACTCAACAAGGTGGAGAGCAAAGTCCAAACCTTCAATCTGGACGGCAGAGACTTCATTCGCGGGCCTCTGAGGCGGGAGCTGCCTGCTCTGCTGAAGGGGGAATCTGCGGTCCATGTGGTCATGAACCTGCCTGCGCTGGCGCTGGAGTTTCTGGACGCTTTCCGGGGCCTCCTGCAGCCAGAGCCGACTTGCGACCAGAACCTTCCCACAGTGCACTGCTACGGTTTCTCTAAGCATGACGACCCGGAGGCGGATGTGGTGCAGAGGGCGTCCCGCAGCCTCGGGTTCCCTCTGGAGAACAAGTGCTCCGTGCATTTTGTGCGTAACGTGGCACCAAACAAGGACATGATGTGTGTGAGGTTCGCTGTCCCTAAAGACGTTCTTTACTGCAGCGGCGAAACCAAAACAG AATCATCTGAGGAACCGGCCCCAAAGAAACCAAAGTGTGAAGACGCTCCAGATTTAACATGA